One part of the Tenacibaculum sp. 190130A14a genome encodes these proteins:
- the thrS gene encoding threonine--tRNA ligase, with product MIKITLPDGNVKEFESNSTPMDVAKSISEGLARNVISANFNGTTVETTTPLTTDGTLTLYTFNNKEGKKAFWHSSAHVLAQAILDFYPNAKLTIGPAIDNGFYYDVDFGEESISDKDFGKIEKQFLERAREKAEFKMRSISKADALAYYKERNNQYKVELIEGLEDGDITFCDHSDFTDLCRGGHIPHTGIIKAVKIMNVAGAYWRGDENNNQLTRVYGISFPKQKELKEYLEILEEAKKRDHRKLGKELDLFTFSQKVGQGLPLWLPKGAALRSRLEDFLKDAQKKAGYEMVMTPHIGQKELYVTSGHYAKYGEDSFQPITTPKADEEFLLKPMNCPHHCEVYNHKPYSYKDLPKRFAEFGTVYRYEQSGELHGLTRVRGFTQDDAHIFCTPDQLDSEFKNVIDLVLYVFSSLGFEDFTAQVSIRDMDNLDKYIGSVENWEKAEQAIINAAKDKGLDYVVEEGEAAFYGPKLDFMVKDALGRSWQLGTIQVDYNLPERFDLTYKGSDNQLHRPVMIHRAPFGSMERFIAVLLEHTGGKFPLWLTPEQVTILPISEKYQNYSEKVLTLLENSEIRALIDDRNEKTGRKIRDAEVSKIPFMVIVGEQEEKNGTVSVRKHGEGDLGTFSIEEFVSLIQEEIQKVLVPF from the coding sequence ATGATTAAAATTACATTACCTGACGGAAACGTTAAAGAATTTGAAAGCAACAGTACACCTATGGATGTTGCCAAAAGTATAAGTGAGGGGTTAGCTAGAAATGTTATCTCTGCAAATTTCAATGGAACAACCGTTGAAACAACCACACCTTTAACCACAGATGGTACCTTAACATTATATACCTTTAATAATAAAGAAGGAAAAAAAGCATTCTGGCATTCATCTGCTCACGTATTAGCTCAAGCAATTTTAGATTTTTACCCAAATGCAAAACTTACTATAGGTCCTGCAATTGATAATGGTTTTTATTATGATGTAGATTTTGGAGAAGAATCAATTTCTGATAAGGATTTTGGAAAAATTGAAAAGCAATTTTTAGAAAGAGCCCGTGAAAAAGCAGAATTCAAAATGCGTTCAATTTCCAAAGCAGATGCTTTAGCATATTACAAAGAGCGAAACAACCAATATAAAGTTGAGCTAATTGAAGGGTTAGAAGATGGTGACATTACTTTTTGTGATCATAGTGACTTTACTGACTTATGTCGTGGAGGACATATTCCTCATACTGGAATTATAAAAGCAGTAAAAATAATGAACGTTGCTGGTGCTTATTGGCGTGGTGATGAAAACAACAATCAGTTGACTCGTGTTTATGGAATTTCATTCCCTAAACAAAAAGAGTTAAAAGAGTATTTAGAGATACTTGAAGAAGCTAAAAAGCGTGACCACAGGAAACTTGGTAAAGAATTAGATTTATTTACTTTTTCTCAAAAAGTTGGTCAAGGATTACCTCTATGGCTTCCAAAAGGAGCTGCACTACGTAGTAGACTAGAAGACTTTTTAAAGGATGCTCAGAAAAAAGCCGGATATGAAATGGTCATGACTCCACATATTGGGCAAAAAGAATTGTACGTTACTTCAGGTCATTATGCTAAGTATGGAGAAGATAGTTTTCAACCTATCACAACTCCTAAAGCTGATGAGGAATTCTTACTAAAACCAATGAACTGTCCTCACCACTGTGAAGTTTACAATCACAAACCTTATTCATATAAAGATTTACCAAAACGTTTTGCTGAATTTGGTACGGTATATAGATACGAACAAAGTGGAGAACTTCATGGATTAACTCGTGTAAGAGGTTTTACACAAGATGATGCTCATATATTCTGCACACCAGATCAATTAGATTCTGAATTTAAAAATGTAATCGATTTAGTGCTTTATGTTTTCAGTTCACTTGGATTCGAAGATTTTACTGCACAAGTTTCTATAAGAGACATGGACAATCTTGACAAATACATTGGTTCAGTTGAAAACTGGGAAAAAGCAGAACAAGCAATTATCAATGCAGCAAAAGACAAAGGACTAGACTATGTCGTGGAAGAAGGAGAAGCTGCTTTTTATGGACCAAAGTTAGATTTTATGGTTAAAGATGCTTTAGGTAGAAGCTGGCAACTTGGGACTATTCAAGTAGATTATAATTTACCTGAACGTTTTGACCTTACTTATAAAGGATCAGACAATCAATTACACAGACCTGTTATGATTCACCGAGCTCCTTTTGGTTCTATGGAAAGGTTTATAGCAGTTTTATTAGAACATACAGGTGGTAAATTCCCACTTTGGTTAACTCCAGAGCAAGTTACTATACTGCCAATCAGTGAGAAATATCAAAATTATTCAGAAAAAGTTTTAACTTTGTTAGAAAATTCCGAAATTCGCGCCCTCATAGATGACCGTAACGAAAAGACAGGCAGAAAGATACGTGATGCAGAAGTTAGCAAAATACCTTTTATGGTAATTGTTGGTGAGCAAGAAGAAAAAAATGGCACAGTATCTGTTAGAAAGCATGGAGAAGGTGATTTAGGAACTTTTTCAATTGAAGAATTTGTATCTTTAATTCAAGAAGAAATTCAAAAGGTACTAGTTCCTTTTTAA